Proteins encoded together in one Micromonospora auratinigra window:
- a CDS encoding ROK family protein codes for MTFPLVAAVDIGGTKTAAALVRGGAVLARTQAPTPARDGAAAVLDTAAALVRSLGDAPVSVGVGAPGLVDPATGLLTAATSSISDWSAVDVPGGLRARLDLPGVVLNDVQAFTLGEAVHGAGRGLPTVIGVAVGTGIGGGVHAAGTLLTGRLGAAGHLGHVPVPQALGRACPCGATGHVEAVAAGPAIAARYTELTGDVVALPEVVRRARAGDDTAAALLAEAGAALGTALAGLANTLDPDRIVVGGGAAVPELLAAVGPALAAGCMPVLGAVPLVPAALGGDAPLVGAAEAARRALLAPAPTARPGTAGTAPTEAVR; via the coding sequence ATGACGTTCCCCCTCGTCGCCGCCGTGGACATCGGCGGCACGAAGACCGCCGCGGCGCTGGTCCGGGGCGGCGCCGTGCTGGCCCGTACCCAGGCGCCCACCCCGGCCCGCGACGGCGCCGCCGCCGTGCTGGACACCGCCGCCGCGCTGGTCCGCTCGCTCGGCGACGCGCCGGTCTCGGTCGGCGTCGGCGCGCCCGGCCTGGTCGACCCGGCCACCGGGCTGCTCACCGCGGCCACCTCCTCGATCAGCGACTGGTCCGCCGTGGACGTGCCCGGCGGGCTGCGCGCCCGGCTCGACCTGCCCGGCGTGGTGCTCAACGACGTGCAGGCGTTCACCCTCGGCGAGGCCGTGCACGGCGCCGGACGCGGCCTGCCCACCGTCATCGGGGTGGCCGTCGGCACCGGCATCGGCGGCGGCGTGCACGCCGCCGGCACCCTGCTCACCGGGCGGCTCGGCGCGGCCGGGCACCTCGGTCACGTGCCGGTGCCGCAGGCGCTCGGCCGGGCCTGCCCGTGCGGCGCCACCGGGCACGTCGAGGCGGTGGCCGCCGGCCCCGCGATCGCCGCCCGCTACACCGAGCTGACCGGCGACGTCGTCGCGCTGCCCGAGGTGGTCCGCCGGGCCCGCGCCGGGGACGACACCGCCGCGGCCCTGCTCGCGGAGGCCGGCGCGGCGCTCGGCACCGCCCTCGCCGGACTCGCCAACACCCTCGACCCGGACCGGATCGTGGTGGGCGGCGGCGCGGCCGTACCCGAGCTGCTGGCCGCCGTGGGGCCCGCCCTCGCCGCCGGCTGCATGCCGGTGCTCGGCGCGGTGCCGCTGGTCCCCGCCGCGCTCGGCGGCGACGCCCCGCTGGTCGGCGCGGCCGAGGCCGCCCGCCGGGCCCTGCTCGCCCCGGCCCCCACCGCCCGCCCCGGCACGGCGGGGACCGCGCCGACGGAGGCCGTCCGATGA
- a CDS encoding GntR family transcriptional regulator, whose product MTASTGKTAFKHEALYTALRTEIGATLRPHDPLPSERELVARFGVSRATVRQAVGRLEEEGLVYRSQGAGTFVADPSTISKSLALTSFSEDMRSRRLTPDSRLLDLTLVPAGVTVARDLSLSPGAEVAHVRRLRLADGLPMCVEEVWLPTERIGGLDAGTVAGSLYDALAGRGVQPHHADQVISATVVDADQAALLGVAPYSPALRVDRITYTEAGVAVERAESMYRADRYDFRITVTRRTP is encoded by the coding sequence GTGACCGCCAGCACCGGCAAGACCGCCTTCAAGCACGAGGCGCTGTACACCGCGTTGCGCACCGAGATCGGTGCGACGCTGCGACCGCACGACCCGCTGCCCAGCGAGCGGGAGCTGGTCGCCCGCTTCGGGGTCAGCCGGGCCACCGTGCGCCAGGCCGTCGGCCGGCTGGAGGAGGAGGGGCTGGTCTACCGGTCCCAGGGCGCCGGCACCTTCGTGGCCGACCCGTCCACCATCTCCAAGTCGCTCGCGCTCACCTCGTTCAGCGAGGACATGCGCAGTCGCCGGCTCACCCCGGACTCCCGGCTGCTCGACCTCACCCTGGTCCCGGCCGGGGTGACGGTGGCCCGCGACCTGTCGCTGTCGCCCGGCGCGGAGGTGGCGCACGTCCGCCGGCTCCGGCTCGCCGACGGGCTGCCGATGTGCGTCGAGGAGGTCTGGCTGCCCACCGAGCGGATCGGTGGGCTGGACGCCGGCACCGTCGCCGGCTCGCTCTACGACGCGCTGGCCGGGCGCGGCGTCCAGCCGCACCACGCCGACCAGGTCATCTCGGCCACCGTGGTGGACGCCGACCAGGCCGCGCTGCTCGGCGTGGCCCCGTACTCGCCCGCGCTGCGGGTGGACCGGATCACCTACACCGAGGCCGGGGTGGCCGTCGAGCGCGCCGAGAGCATGTACCGCGCCGACCGGTACGACTTCCGCATCACTGTGACCCGAAGGACGCCATGA
- a CDS encoding carbohydrate ABC transporter permease, whose protein sequence is MSRVAGPALRYVLLLLMAVLLVGPFLWQLSTALKSTGEPIYGPDTTLLPAHPTLANFGKVADVIPVWRYIGNSALVAVASVVTNCLFGAMAGYALARMRFRGRGAVFAAVLASLVVPFEVIMVNVFLTVRSLGLVDSLFGVLLPGAVSGLSILVMRTAFLALPKETEEAAAMDGAGEWSRFWRVALPSVRGSLAVVGVFSFLFAWDDFLWPLIVLKNPDNFTLTVGLQYLSGTFTNDQRVVAAGTMIAVVPLLLVFFALQRMFFRGIGEGGVKG, encoded by the coding sequence ATGAGCCGCGTCGCCGGTCCCGCGCTGCGCTACGTCCTGCTGCTGCTGATGGCGGTGCTGCTGGTCGGGCCGTTCCTCTGGCAGCTCTCCACCGCGCTCAAGAGCACCGGCGAGCCGATCTACGGCCCGGACACCACCCTGCTGCCCGCCCACCCCACCCTGGCCAACTTCGGCAAGGTCGCCGACGTCATCCCGGTCTGGCGCTACATCGGCAACTCGGCGCTGGTCGCCGTGGCCAGCGTGGTCACCAACTGCCTCTTCGGCGCGATGGCCGGCTACGCGCTGGCCCGGATGCGCTTCCGCGGCCGGGGCGCGGTCTTCGCCGCCGTGCTCGCCTCGCTGGTGGTGCCGTTCGAGGTGATCATGGTGAACGTCTTCCTCACCGTACGCAGCCTTGGGTTGGTCGACAGCCTCTTCGGCGTGCTGCTGCCCGGCGCGGTCTCCGGACTGTCCATCCTGGTCATGCGGACCGCGTTCCTCGCCCTGCCCAAGGAGACCGAGGAGGCCGCCGCGATGGACGGCGCGGGGGAGTGGTCCCGGTTCTGGCGGGTCGCGCTGCCCAGCGTGCGCGGGTCGCTGGCCGTGGTCGGCGTGTTCAGCTTCCTCTTCGCCTGGGACGACTTCCTCTGGCCGCTGATCGTGCTGAAGAACCCCGACAACTTCACCCTGACCGTCGGGTTGCAGTACCTCTCCGGCACCTTCACCAACGACCAGCGGGTGGTCGCCGCTGGCACGATGATCGCGGTCGTTCCGCTGCTCCTCGTCTTCTTCGCGTTGCAGCGGATGTTCTTCCGCGGCATCGGAGAGGGAGGGGTGAAGGGGTGA
- a CDS encoding carbohydrate ABC transporter permease has protein sequence MIGRRWYVPWLFLAPALLVTALMTWGPLANTSVLAFTDAQALGGGHFTGTENFRRLAEDTEFFRSLGNTALYLAVVVPALVLLPLLLAQLVHAKLPAIGMFRAIFYSPVIASMVVVGLIWSWLLSSDGLVNAVLVKLRLITEPLPFLTDATLLLFSCMLVTVWKGLGYYMVIYLAALSNVPNELYEAARVDGAGAVRRFRSVTVPTVRPTMLLVGTLSAISATKVFAEIYVMSSGTAGPGGQAKSIVYYIREVGLGVDGEVGYASAMSLALFVGTLGLSVLALVLRRRSERNEA, from the coding sequence GTGATCGGCCGTCGCTGGTACGTACCCTGGCTCTTCCTCGCCCCCGCGCTGCTCGTCACCGCCCTGATGACCTGGGGACCGCTGGCCAACACCAGCGTCCTCGCCTTCACCGACGCGCAGGCGCTCGGCGGCGGACACTTCACCGGCACCGAGAACTTCCGCCGCCTCGCCGAGGACACCGAGTTCTTCCGGTCGCTGGGCAACACCGCCCTCTACCTCGCGGTGGTGGTACCGGCGCTGGTGCTGCTGCCCCTGCTGCTGGCCCAGCTGGTGCACGCCAAGCTCCCCGCCATCGGGATGTTCCGGGCGATCTTCTACTCCCCGGTGATCGCCTCCATGGTGGTGGTCGGGCTGATCTGGAGCTGGCTGCTCTCCTCCGACGGGCTGGTCAACGCCGTGCTGGTGAAGCTGCGGCTGATCACCGAGCCGCTGCCCTTCCTCACCGACGCCACCCTGCTGCTCTTCTCCTGCATGCTGGTGACCGTCTGGAAGGGCCTCGGCTACTACATGGTCATCTACCTGGCCGCCCTCTCCAACGTGCCCAACGAGCTGTACGAGGCGGCCCGGGTCGACGGCGCGGGCGCGGTACGCCGGTTCCGCTCGGTCACCGTGCCCACCGTGCGCCCCACCATGCTGCTGGTCGGCACCCTGTCCGCGATCTCGGCCACCAAGGTCTTCGCCGAGATCTACGTGATGTCCTCCGGCACCGCCGGGCCCGGCGGGCAGGCCAAGTCGATCGTCTACTACATCCGCGAGGTCGGCCTCGGCGTCGACGGCGAGGTCGGGTACGCCTCCGCGATGAGCCTGGCGCTCTTCGTCGGCACCCTCGGCCTCTCCGTGCTGGCGCTGGTGCTGCGTCGCCGGAGCGAGAGGAACGAGGCATGA
- a CDS encoding ABC transporter substrate-binding protein: MRRTRAFAAAAVAAALFLSGCGLSNGDDAGSAGSGDKISGEVKGEITFATLALKPTFDEYINGLIKNFEAAHPGTTVKWVDLPFQGAQEKITNDAQAGTLPDVVNLNPNFAQKLEKQGVFVDMDANAGDVKGSFVPGAWDAFKVPGQAGSYGLPWYLTSEITMYNKDLFTQAGLDPQTPPKTIDELLTQAQKLSAAGKGKFYGWHPALENSFVPNLAKLGVPLLNEDASKWTFNTPEAVQYVTRVRDLYKSRAIAPDWLTQDHAKETEAYSAGRVALFPSGPNFLKVVGQNAPAVAKATAVAPQIASADGTTNMSVMGLLVPKKSKNPATALEFAKFVSNAQNQLAFAKIVTILPSTADSLKDPYFTQVDAADPTSQARKISAEQIAKAKNLTPVQWDDRTKAAVIGKIQLAVKGDLDPKTALDQAVDEANKLLAR; encoded by the coding sequence ATGAGGCGTACCCGCGCCTTCGCTGCCGCCGCCGTCGCGGCCGCGCTCTTCCTCAGCGGCTGCGGCCTGTCCAACGGTGACGACGCCGGCTCGGCCGGCTCGGGCGACAAGATCAGCGGCGAGGTGAAGGGTGAGATCACCTTCGCCACGCTCGCGCTCAAGCCCACCTTCGACGAGTACATCAACGGCCTGATCAAGAACTTCGAGGCCGCGCACCCGGGCACCACCGTCAAGTGGGTCGACCTGCCGTTCCAGGGCGCCCAGGAGAAGATCACCAACGACGCCCAGGCGGGCACCCTGCCGGACGTGGTCAACCTCAACCCGAACTTCGCCCAGAAGCTGGAGAAGCAGGGCGTCTTCGTGGACATGGACGCCAACGCCGGCGACGTGAAGGGCAGCTTCGTGCCCGGCGCCTGGGACGCCTTCAAGGTCCCCGGCCAGGCCGGCTCGTACGGCCTGCCGTGGTATCTCACCAGTGAGATCACCATGTACAACAAGGACCTCTTCACCCAGGCCGGGCTGGACCCGCAGACCCCGCCGAAGACCATCGACGAGCTGCTCACCCAGGCCCAGAAGCTCTCCGCCGCCGGCAAGGGCAAGTTCTACGGCTGGCACCCGGCGCTGGAGAACAGCTTCGTGCCCAACCTGGCCAAGCTGGGCGTGCCGCTGCTCAACGAGGACGCCAGCAAGTGGACGTTCAACACGCCCGAGGCGGTCCAGTACGTCACCCGGGTGCGGGACCTGTACAAGAGCAGGGCCATCGCGCCGGACTGGCTGACCCAGGACCACGCCAAGGAGACCGAGGCGTACTCCGCCGGCCGGGTCGCGCTCTTCCCGTCCGGGCCGAACTTCCTCAAGGTGGTCGGCCAGAACGCGCCGGCCGTCGCCAAGGCCACCGCGGTCGCCCCACAGATCGCCAGCGCCGACGGCACCACCAACATGTCGGTGATGGGCCTGCTGGTGCCGAAGAAGAGCAAGAACCCGGCCACCGCGCTGGAGTTCGCGAAGTTCGTCAGCAACGCGCAGAACCAGCTCGCCTTCGCCAAGATCGTCACGATCCTGCCGTCGACCGCCGACTCGCTCAAGGACCCGTACTTCACCCAGGTGGACGCGGCGGACCCGACCTCGCAGGCCCGCAAGATCTCCGCCGAGCAGATCGCCAAGGCCAAGAACCTCACCCCGGTGCAGTGGGACGACCGCACCAAGGCCGCGGTGATCGGCAAGATCCAGCTCGCTGTCAAGGGTGACCTCGACCCGAAGACCGCCCTGGACCAGGCCGTGGACGAGGCCAACAAGCTGCTCGCCCGCTGA
- a CDS encoding glycoside hydrolase family 10 protein — MPSPTPLRRAAVGSAGVVLLGLLTVPTTPAIAADPTSGLPTVVAADGATATIDAIDPSSRAAGVLALYTPDSGAETKTNAFGGEAVLRATGGGTYQVLSVCTVFDSCPQPGNNAIPADGVVLSASPPETGGTDDRRWLRDRLHAGDRIELRNLLIRRATGTLDATDPTAASNPAGVDPAKGECFPGCRGAEQLIAYTPAVGRERTGTNDYGFEVTVRDGRVVSRQGGNSVVPADGLVLSGHGSRGSWLEGNAPLGAKVTVTGDTVTVDVDAESYLLGAERAVAAARQGRQSAVATCLEIDPTAVDAALTEATALLARARDAAAGEPQRSAELARDAARRADVAGYRARESRPVEGRGLWVRPIETSPEQIRASLDRIATAGFNMVFLETVWGGYTIYPSAVAERAGMPAQRPEMRGFDPLKVWIAEAHARGIELHAWTHTFFVGVESGGGPVLKAHPDWAAVEREDVGKAGPQPSRMEPGYYWVDAAIPAVRRHVLATYEELLRGYDLDGLHLDYIRYPVSLPYGADFSYSTYSRQTFAAEHGVDPYTLTPDSPQWPTWNAWREKQITTFVDQVRTLQRRVAADRKLSAAVFADPTDGLAKKFQNWGAWVDAGTLDFLTGMSFGTSAGSVGHDTAVMRQRVGDVPLYTATYGPLRGSSPDLMLDQVQAVDDADSDGAALFAYNQLNARQQEALREGTFRTRSVVPHADHRAAARTGVAALRTSLAGATACAPTAATAQVRARLVAAERLLAPGLPAASVDAAAAQLHKAATEAAGWGTAVQPDLARRTARDLTMYARWADLA, encoded by the coding sequence ATGCCTTCCCCCACACCCCTGCGACGGGCCGCCGTCGGGTCGGCCGGCGTGGTCCTGCTCGGACTGCTGACCGTCCCGACCACCCCGGCGATCGCCGCCGACCCCACCTCGGGCCTGCCCACCGTGGTCGCCGCCGACGGCGCGACCGCCACCATCGACGCCATCGACCCGTCCTCGCGCGCCGCCGGCGTGCTCGCCCTCTACACCCCCGACTCCGGCGCGGAGACCAAGACCAACGCCTTCGGCGGCGAGGCCGTGCTGCGGGCCACCGGCGGCGGAACGTACCAGGTGCTCAGCGTCTGCACCGTCTTCGACAGCTGCCCGCAGCCGGGCAACAACGCCATCCCGGCCGACGGGGTGGTGCTCTCGGCGTCCCCGCCGGAGACCGGCGGCACCGACGACCGGCGCTGGCTGCGCGACCGGCTGCACGCCGGCGACCGGATCGAGCTGCGCAACCTGCTGATCCGGCGGGCCACCGGCACCCTCGACGCCACCGACCCGACCGCCGCGAGCAACCCGGCCGGGGTCGACCCGGCCAAGGGCGAGTGCTTCCCCGGCTGCCGCGGCGCCGAGCAGCTGATCGCGTACACCCCGGCCGTCGGTCGGGAGCGCACCGGCACCAACGACTACGGCTTCGAGGTCACCGTCCGCGACGGCCGGGTGGTCTCCCGGCAGGGCGGCAACAGCGTCGTACCGGCCGACGGACTGGTGCTCTCCGGGCACGGCTCGCGCGGCTCGTGGCTGGAGGGGAACGCCCCGCTGGGCGCGAAGGTGACGGTCACCGGCGACACGGTCACCGTCGACGTGGACGCCGAGAGCTACCTGCTCGGCGCGGAACGGGCCGTCGCCGCCGCCCGGCAGGGCCGCCAGAGCGCGGTCGCCACCTGCCTGGAGATCGACCCCACCGCGGTGGACGCCGCGCTCACCGAGGCCACCGCGCTGCTGGCCCGGGCCCGCGACGCCGCCGCCGGTGAGCCGCAGCGCTCGGCCGAGCTGGCCCGCGACGCCGCCCGCCGGGCCGACGTGGCCGGGTACCGGGCCCGCGAGTCCCGCCCGGTCGAGGGACGCGGGCTCTGGGTCCGGCCGATCGAGACCAGCCCCGAGCAGATCCGCGCCTCGCTGGACCGGATCGCCACCGCCGGATTCAACATGGTCTTCCTGGAGACCGTCTGGGGCGGCTACACCATCTACCCGAGCGCGGTCGCGGAGCGGGCCGGCATGCCCGCGCAGCGGCCCGAGATGCGCGGCTTCGACCCGCTGAAGGTCTGGATCGCCGAGGCGCACGCCCGCGGCATCGAGCTGCACGCCTGGACGCACACCTTCTTCGTCGGCGTCGAGTCCGGCGGCGGCCCGGTGCTCAAGGCCCACCCCGACTGGGCGGCCGTCGAGCGCGAGGACGTCGGCAAGGCCGGCCCGCAGCCGTCCCGGATGGAACCCGGCTACTACTGGGTCGACGCCGCCATCCCGGCCGTCCGCCGGCACGTGCTCGCCACCTACGAGGAGCTGCTGCGCGGCTACGACCTGGACGGGCTGCACCTGGACTACATCCGCTACCCGGTCTCGCTGCCGTACGGCGCCGACTTCTCCTACTCGACGTACAGCCGGCAGACGTTCGCCGCCGAGCACGGCGTCGACCCGTACACCCTGACGCCGGACTCGCCGCAGTGGCCGACCTGGAACGCCTGGCGGGAGAAGCAGATCACCACCTTCGTCGACCAGGTGCGCACCCTGCAACGGCGGGTCGCCGCGGACCGGAAGCTCTCCGCTGCCGTCTTCGCCGACCCGACCGACGGGCTGGCCAAGAAGTTCCAGAACTGGGGTGCCTGGGTGGACGCCGGCACCCTGGACTTCCTCACCGGGATGTCCTTCGGCACCTCGGCCGGCTCGGTCGGGCACGACACGGCGGTGATGCGCCAGCGCGTCGGTGACGTGCCGCTCTACACCGCCACCTACGGCCCGCTGCGCGGCTCCTCGCCGGACCTGATGCTCGACCAGGTGCAGGCGGTCGACGACGCGGACTCCGACGGCGCGGCGCTGTTCGCGTACAACCAGCTCAACGCCCGCCAGCAGGAGGCGCTGCGGGAGGGCACCTTCCGGACCCGGTCGGTGGTCCCGCACGCCGACCACCGGGCCGCGGCCCGGACCGGCGTGGCCGCCCTGCGGACCAGCCTCGCCGGGGCGACCGCCTGCGCGCCGACCGCCGCCACCGCCCAGGTGCGGGCCCGGCTGGTCGCCGCCGAGCGGCTGCTCGCCCCCGGGCTGCCGGCCGCCTCGGTCGACGCCGCCGCCGCGCAGCTGCACAAGGCCGCCACCGAGGCGGCCGGCTGGGGCACCGCGGTCCAGCCGGACCTCGCCCGGCGCACCGCCCGGGACCTGACCATGTACGCCCGCTGGGCCGACCTGGCCTGA
- the cobA gene encoding uroporphyrinogen-III C-methyltransferase, which produces MDRSPLLIVGHGTRSTAGVDQFAALVDRIRRRGVVDDVEGGFIELSRPPLTDAVGALVGRGHRRLVALPLVLAAAGHGKGDIPAALAREKRRHPGLRYAYGRPLGPHPLLHEVLARRIDTVLDGAERLGTWVALIGRGSTDPDANAEVTKVARLLWEGRGYAGVEPGFISLAEPSVPAVLERLRRLGARRIVVAPYFLFAGVLPDRIVAQSDAYAAEHPELDVRVADLIGDCDELADLVLHRHAEALRGDIRMNCDTCAYRVALPGFVDKVGRPQTPHHHPDDPADGPGHHHHDHHHADHRHEPALRPGQVAVVGGGPGPDDLITVRGKALLDAADVVVADRLAPVGLLNGLRPDVLVVDAAKVPRGPGMAQEAINETLVRHARAGRRVVRLKGGDPYVFGRGHEEVLACAAAGVQTVLVPGVSSAVAAPALAGVPVTHRGVAHDVTVVSGHLPPGHPESLVDWAALARARGTVVLLMAVETIGKIATALVAHGRAPDTPVLAVYEAGHPGQREWSTRLDEVGARAAREGLRPPAVFVLGPVVDLRS; this is translated from the coding sequence ATGGACCGCAGCCCGCTGCTGATCGTCGGGCACGGCACCCGCAGCACGGCCGGCGTCGACCAGTTCGCCGCGCTGGTCGACCGGATCCGCCGCCGGGGCGTCGTCGACGACGTCGAGGGCGGCTTCATCGAGCTGTCCCGACCGCCGCTGACCGACGCGGTCGGCGCGCTGGTCGGGCGGGGACACCGGCGGCTGGTGGCGCTGCCCCTGGTGCTCGCCGCCGCCGGGCACGGCAAGGGCGACATCCCGGCCGCGCTGGCCCGGGAGAAGCGCCGCCACCCCGGCCTGCGGTACGCGTACGGCCGGCCACTCGGCCCGCACCCGCTGCTGCACGAGGTACTCGCCCGGCGGATCGACACGGTCCTCGACGGCGCGGAGCGGCTCGGCACCTGGGTGGCCCTGATCGGCCGGGGCTCCACCGACCCGGACGCCAACGCCGAGGTCACCAAGGTGGCCCGGCTGCTCTGGGAGGGCCGTGGGTACGCCGGCGTGGAGCCCGGCTTCATCTCGCTCGCCGAGCCGTCGGTGCCGGCGGTGCTGGAGCGGCTGCGCCGGCTCGGCGCCCGGCGGATCGTGGTCGCCCCGTACTTCCTCTTCGCCGGGGTGCTGCCGGACCGGATCGTCGCGCAGTCCGACGCGTACGCCGCCGAGCACCCGGAGCTGGACGTGCGGGTGGCCGACCTGATCGGCGACTGCGACGAGCTGGCCGACCTGGTGCTGCACCGGCACGCCGAGGCGCTGCGCGGGGACATCCGGATGAACTGCGACACCTGCGCGTACCGGGTGGCGCTGCCCGGGTTCGTGGACAAGGTGGGCCGGCCGCAGACCCCGCACCACCACCCGGACGACCCGGCGGACGGCCCCGGCCACCACCACCACGATCACCACCACGCCGACCACCGGCACGAGCCGGCGCTGCGCCCCGGCCAGGTCGCCGTGGTGGGCGGCGGCCCCGGCCCCGACGACCTGATCACGGTACGGGGAAAGGCGCTGCTCGACGCGGCCGACGTGGTGGTCGCCGACCGGCTCGCCCCGGTGGGGCTGCTGAACGGGCTGCGCCCCGACGTGCTGGTGGTCGACGCGGCCAAGGTGCCCCGGGGTCCCGGCATGGCGCAGGAGGCGATCAACGAGACGCTGGTCCGGCACGCCCGCGCCGGCCGGCGGGTGGTCCGGCTCAAGGGCGGCGACCCGTACGTCTTCGGGCGCGGTCACGAGGAGGTGCTGGCCTGCGCGGCGGCCGGGGTGCAGACGGTGCTGGTGCCCGGGGTGAGCAGCGCGGTCGCCGCGCCGGCGCTGGCCGGGGTGCCGGTGACCCACCGGGGCGTGGCGCACGACGTCACGGTGGTCTCCGGGCACCTGCCGCCCGGGCACCCGGAGTCCCTGGTGGACTGGGCGGCGCTGGCCCGGGCCCGGGGCACCGTGGTGCTGCTGATGGCGGTCGAGACGATCGGGAAGATCGCGACGGCGCTGGTCGCGCACGGCCGCGCCCCGGACACCCCGGTCCTGGCGGTGTACGAGGCCGGGCATCCCGGGCAGCGGGAGTGGTCGACCCGGCTGGACGAGGTGGGCGCGCGGGCCGCCCGGGAGGGGCTGCGCCCACCCGCGGTCTTCGTCCTCGGCCCCGTGGTCGACCTCCGCAGCTGA
- a CDS encoding precorrin-8X methylmutase produces MSRAVHPIEVESYRILRSRVDLSHLPPLTRAVTERVVHASADLDYVTDLVCAEDALAAGLAALRGGAPVVTDVWMVAAGITGREAVCPVAEPAAAELARATGLTRSAAAVRIAYGRVGPGAVWVVGCAPTALVEVIDLGVEPALVVGLPVGFVGAAESKAALRASGLPAVSNVGEKGGSAVAAAALNALLYLEEK; encoded by the coding sequence GTGAGCCGGGCGGTGCACCCGATCGAGGTCGAGTCGTACCGGATCCTGCGCTCCCGGGTCGACCTGTCGCACCTGCCGCCGCTGACCCGGGCGGTCACCGAGCGGGTGGTGCACGCCAGCGCCGACCTCGACTACGTCACCGACCTGGTCTGCGCCGAGGACGCCCTGGCGGCCGGGCTGGCCGCCCTGCGCGGTGGCGCGCCGGTGGTCACCGACGTGTGGATGGTGGCCGCCGGGATCACCGGCCGGGAGGCGGTCTGCCCGGTCGCCGAGCCGGCCGCCGCCGAGTTGGCCCGCGCCACCGGCCTGACCCGCTCCGCCGCGGCGGTGCGGATCGCGTACGGGCGGGTCGGTCCCGGCGCGGTCTGGGTGGTCGGCTGCGCGCCGACCGCGCTGGTCGAGGTGATCGACCTCGGCGTCGAACCGGCGCTGGTGGTCGGCCTGCCGGTCGGTTTCGTGGGCGCCGCCGAGAGCAAGGCGGCACTGCGGGCCAGTGGCCTGCCGGCCGTGTCCAACGTGGGGGAGAAGGGCGGCTCGGCCGTCGCCGCCGCCGCGCTCAACGCCCTGCTGTACCTGGAGGAGAAGTGA
- a CDS encoding HoxN/HupN/NixA family nickel/cobalt transporter: MTSPPTAAAPPAGRFSRAERIRLGGVVCAVAALHVAGVSLYLYWNHQPVAAGGLAGAGTLAYALGVRHAFDADHIAAIDDTTRLMLLRGRRPVGVGFFFALGHSAVVLLLALVVGLASTRLTGTRLAGVREFGATVAVLTATAFLLLVAGLNATVLAGLARLWRRLRAGALDPAELDLLLLNRGLLHRILGGRSRALVRSSWHMAPVGFLFGLGLETASEVTLLALSASTAAGGGLPVLALLTLPLLFAAGMSAMDTADSLLMSRAYSWAYRQPARRLWYNLATTGMTVLVGALVASVYLAGLLVDHLGVTALAGYAAVAEHFEQLGYAVVGLFALAWGGAVLLWRLRGHDRRYGSVAP, translated from the coding sequence ATGACCTCGCCCCCGACCGCCGCCGCGCCGCCCGCCGGCCGGTTCAGCCGTGCCGAGCGGATCCGCCTCGGCGGCGTCGTCTGCGCGGTCGCCGCGCTGCACGTCGCCGGAGTGAGCCTCTACCTGTACTGGAACCACCAGCCGGTGGCCGCCGGTGGGCTGGCCGGCGCCGGCACCCTGGCGTACGCGCTGGGGGTGCGGCACGCCTTCGACGCCGACCACATCGCGGCGATCGACGACACCACCCGGCTGATGCTGCTGCGCGGTCGGCGTCCGGTCGGGGTGGGCTTCTTCTTCGCCCTCGGCCACAGCGCCGTGGTGCTGCTGCTGGCGCTGGTCGTCGGGCTCGCCTCCACCCGACTGACCGGCACCCGGCTGGCCGGCGTCCGCGAGTTCGGCGCGACGGTCGCGGTGCTCACCGCCACCGCCTTCCTGCTGCTGGTGGCCGGCCTCAACGCCACCGTGCTGGCCGGGCTGGCCCGGCTCTGGCGCCGGCTGCGCGCCGGCGCGCTGGACCCGGCCGAACTGGACCTGCTGCTGCTCAACCGGGGCCTGCTGCACCGGATCCTCGGTGGCCGGTCCCGGGCCCTGGTCCGCTCCTCCTGGCACATGGCCCCGGTCGGGTTCCTGTTCGGGCTGGGCCTGGAGACGGCCAGCGAGGTGACCCTGCTGGCGCTGTCGGCGAGCACCGCCGCCGGCGGCGGCCTGCCGGTGCTCGCCCTGCTCACCCTGCCGCTGCTCTTCGCCGCCGGGATGTCCGCCATGGACACCGCGGACAGCCTGCTGATGAGCCGCGCCTACTCGTGGGCGTACCGGCAGCCGGCCCGGCGGCTCTGGTACAACCTGGCCACCACCGGGATGACCGTGCTGGTCGGCGCGCTGGTCGCCAGCGTCTACCTGGCCGGGTTGCTGGTCGACCACCTGGGCGTCACCGCGCTGGCCGGGTACGCCGCCGTCGCCGAGCACTTCGAGCAGTTGGGCTACGCGGTGGTGGGCCTGTTCGCGCTGGCCTGGGGCGGGGCCGTGCTGCTCTGGCGGCTGCGCGGGCACGACCGCCGCTACGGGTCGGTCGCCCCGTGA